A genomic stretch from Lathyrus oleraceus cultivar Zhongwan6 chromosome 2, CAAS_Psat_ZW6_1.0, whole genome shotgun sequence includes:
- the LOC127118286 gene encoding elicitor-responsive protein 1 translates to MPIGFMELHLLKAKGLNATCFFGGMEDPYVLIQYEGQEHKSTVAKGRGRKHIWDEKFMFKVESFGSKDKHKIILKIMDKDSFSADDFIGQTIIYVKDLLTQGVENGVSKLPPLKYRVVRADQSYRGEVDVAITFTPKVEDELNIEEDIGGWKESNYYLS, encoded by the exons ATGCCAATAGGGTTCATGGAACTGCATCTTCTCAAAGCCAAAGGCCTCAATGCCACTTGTTTCTTTG GTGGAATGGAAGATCCTTATGTTTTGATACAATATGAAGGCCAAGAGCATAAGAGCACTGTTGCTAAAG GTAGAGGAAGAAAGCATATATGGGATGAGAAATTTATGTTCAAAGTAgagagttttggatcaaaagATAAACACAAAATCATTCTCAAGATTATGGACAAAGACAGCTTTTCTGCTGATGACTTCATTGGACAAACCAT AATCTATGTGAAGGATTTGTTGACTCAAGGTGTAGAAAATGGAGTTTCTAAGCTTCCACCTCTCAAGTATAGAGTTGTTCGTGCAGATCAATCTTATCGTGGAGAAGTTGATGTTGCCATTACTTTTACTCCAAAG GTGGAAGATGAACTTAATATTGAAGAAGACATAGGAGGATGGAAAGAAAGTAACTATTATCTATCTTAG